The Natronogracilivirga saccharolytica genome includes a window with the following:
- a CDS encoding four helix bundle protein, whose amino-acid sequence MDNNLYEKAYSFSIRIVRLYHYLSKEKREFVISRQVLRSGTSIGANVAEANGAISVSDFSAKISIAYKECLETKYWLCLLKDTGIITKPSYNSIYNNADELGKILFSILRTTRISCQ is encoded by the coding sequence ATGGATAATAATTTGTATGAGAAAGCATATTCGTTTTCTATTCGCATTGTCAGGTTGTATCATTATTTAAGCAAAGAGAAACGTGAGTTTGTTATATCCAGACAGGTTTTGCGTTCGGGAACATCGATTGGTGCAAATGTAGCTGAGGCCAACGGGGCCATATCCGTTTCAGATTTTTCAGCTAAAATCTCTATTGCATACAAGGAGTGCCTCGAAACGAAGTATTGGCTGTGTTTGCTTAAGGATACCGGAATCATCACTAAACCCTCATATAATTCGATTTACAATAATGCTGACGAACTTGGCAAAATCCTTTTTTCCATTCTCAGAACTACCAGAATCAGTTGCCAGTGA
- a CDS encoding ABC transporter permease gives MYLKLAWRNIWRNKRRTLITVSAIVFAVMAAVVMQSVNRGSYELMIDRMVNFNTGYLQIQDYRYDDEASLDNTFYFDEEMRERVAAADDRIVSILPRIETFMLAANDESTRGAAVFGIEPENEHEVNEIKNYLKDGRFFGIDERKTVLGEGLARRLQLEVGDTLALIGQGRFGMSASALFEISGIVEHPMRELNNQVVYLSLPASQELLSAEGYISKLMINPEQERQTNRVASSLKSEFEGKDSELVVFTWPELMPELLDLMEMDLAGPRFFTLVLYIVIGFGFLGTILTMTMERLREFGVLISVGMKRGRLAAVLFLETLFISILGSLAGVAAAWLILKWMDPIALSGDAAQAVIDFGFEPVLPMSFAADQFYTQGFFVFLIAIVVFLFPLIKVMRLNVLEAARK, from the coding sequence ATGTATCTTAAACTTGCCTGGAGAAATATCTGGAGAAACAAACGCCGCACACTGATTACGGTCTCTGCTATTGTGTTTGCGGTGATGGCAGCGGTTGTGATGCAATCGGTTAACCGCGGCAGCTATGAACTGATGATCGACCGGATGGTGAATTTCAACACCGGCTATCTTCAGATTCAGGATTATCGTTACGACGATGAGGCCTCGCTCGACAACACCTTTTATTTTGACGAGGAAATGCGGGAGCGTGTGGCAGCCGCAGATGACCGCATCGTCAGCATCCTGCCGCGAATTGAAACATTCATGCTGGCCGCCAATGACGAATCCACACGGGGTGCGGCTGTGTTCGGTATTGAACCGGAGAACGAGCACGAAGTCAATGAAATCAAGAACTACCTGAAGGATGGACGGTTTTTCGGTATTGACGAACGAAAAACGGTGTTAGGCGAGGGTCTGGCAAGACGTCTTCAGCTTGAAGTCGGCGATACTCTGGCACTGATTGGTCAGGGCCGGTTCGGCATGTCGGCAAGCGCGCTGTTTGAGATCAGCGGCATCGTCGAACACCCGATGCGGGAGCTGAATAACCAGGTAGTGTACCTGTCATTGCCGGCCTCGCAGGAACTGCTCTCCGCCGAAGGATACATCAGCAAACTGATGATCAACCCGGAGCAGGAACGGCAAACCAACCGGGTGGCCTCGTCGCTCAAGAGCGAATTTGAAGGCAAAGACAGCGAACTGGTCGTATTCACCTGGCCGGAGCTGATGCCCGAACTGCTTGATCTGATGGAAATGGACCTGGCTGGTCCCCGCTTTTTTACGCTCGTACTGTATATCGTGATCGGGTTCGGATTCCTCGGCACCATCCTCACCATGACCATGGAGCGCCTCCGCGAATTCGGTGTACTGATCTCCGTCGGGATGAAGCGAGGCAGACTGGCAGCGGTTCTGTTTCTGGAAACCCTGTTCATCAGCATCCTGGGCTCGCTTGCCGGCGTTGCTGCCGCCTGGCTGATTCTCAAGTGGATGGATCCCATTGCACTCAGCGGCGATGCCGCCCAGGCCGTAATAGATTTCGGTTTTGAACCCGTCCTGCCGATGTCCTTTGCCGCCGATCAGTTCTACACACAGGGATTCTTCGTCTTCCTGATCGCAATAGTAGTGTTCCTGTTTCCACTGATAAAGGTAATGAGATTAAATGTCCTTGAAGCAGCAAGAAAGTAA
- a CDS encoding ABC transporter permease: MKTLLTISWRNIWRHPARSSVLLAAIIIGLWAGVMAVGTMNGMIQQRTDHVIDSELTHVQVHHPEFLSEGYSWMYIPDHEKITSWLDDDERVASHTSRVLTDGMLQSPVKTTGIRIRGIDMESENRTTTFHENMVEGDYLDTDMRNPVIIGRRLADEHNLDLGHRIVLTFEDVNNELTSGSFNIAGFFESASADYDKRNVLIRSGDFLALLSDQPVYHEIAMMLENDACASSVASDLNNEFPDIHAQTWSQLSPELNMMVQMGGSMTYIITMIIMIALAFGILNTMLMALFERMRELGMLISIGMSRLRVFTMIMLESVMLSITGAVAGMLLARASLYYFRDTGINLEIFADARGFAEIGFDHIIYPIITPGEYTGILLVVIFITLLASLYPALKAIRINPLEAAKDH, encoded by the coding sequence ATGAAAACATTATTAACCATATCCTGGAGAAACATCTGGCGCCACCCGGCACGGAGCTCGGTGCTACTGGCCGCCATAATTATCGGCTTGTGGGCCGGTGTCATGGCCGTTGGCACAATGAACGGCATGATCCAGCAACGCACAGACCACGTCATTGACAGCGAACTTACCCACGTTCAGGTTCATCATCCCGAATTTCTGAGCGAAGGCTATTCGTGGATGTATATTCCTGATCACGAAAAAATCACATCCTGGCTGGATGATGACGAACGGGTCGCCTCACATACATCCCGGGTACTGACCGACGGCATGCTGCAGTCCCCCGTTAAAACCACGGGTATCAGGATTCGCGGAATCGACATGGAGTCCGAAAACCGCACCACCACGTTTCACGAAAACATGGTGGAAGGGGATTATCTGGATACCGATATGCGAAACCCCGTCATCATCGGCCGGCGACTGGCCGATGAGCACAATCTGGACCTCGGACACCGCATCGTGCTCACGTTTGAGGATGTGAATAACGAGCTCACCTCCGGCTCGTTCAACATCGCCGGTTTTTTCGAGTCGGCTTCGGCTGATTACGACAAACGGAACGTGCTCATCCGTTCCGGTGACTTTCTGGCACTGTTGTCGGATCAGCCGGTGTATCACGAAATTGCGATGATGCTCGAAAATGATGCCTGCGCTTCTTCGGTGGCATCCGACCTGAATAACGAATTCCCGGATATTCACGCCCAGACCTGGAGTCAGCTTTCTCCGGAACTCAACATGATGGTTCAGATGGGAGGCAGCATGACCTATATCATTACGATGATCATCATGATTGCGCTCGCCTTCGGAATTCTCAACACCATGCTGATGGCCCTGTTTGAGCGGATGCGCGAACTCGGGATGCTGATATCCATTGGAATGAGCAGGCTGCGGGTATTTACCATGATCATGCTGGAATCGGTCATGCTGAGCATAACGGGAGCTGTCGCGGGGATGCTTCTGGCGCGGGCAAGCCTGTATTACTTCAGGGATACCGGCATCAATCTTGAAATTTTTGCCGATGCCCGGGGCTTTGCTGAAATCGGATTCGACCACATCATCTACCCGATTATCACACCCGGCGAGTACACCGGAATTTTACTCGTGGTGATTTTTATAACCCTTCTTGCCTCGCTTTATCCGGCACTTAAAGCAATCCGGATCAACCCGCTGGAAGCGGCCAAAGATCACTAA
- a CDS encoding TetR/AcrR family transcriptional regulator, protein MAQKDNNTEQQIKEAARRVFHREGLEGARMQAIADEANINKAMLHYYYRSKERLFQEVFEEDFITQLAPIIQITRDPSIHVEDMIKLFVQRYIDVMAANPQLPLFLMYEIARNPDRLLAITRKYAPLSESDDADHDDMRAMTMIRQIEEGQKEGRYNPVNPEHFSVSLIGMCVYPIIARNTLMQAFRLNEEEYRKFVEERKKEVVDHAFRILMKPEYYEQRMTDK, encoded by the coding sequence ATGGCTCAAAAAGACAACAATACCGAACAGCAAATAAAAGAAGCCGCCCGCAGGGTGTTTCACCGTGAAGGGCTGGAAGGTGCCCGCATGCAGGCCATCGCTGATGAAGCCAATATCAACAAAGCGATGCTGCATTATTATTACCGGAGCAAGGAGAGGTTGTTCCAGGAGGTATTTGAAGAAGATTTCATCACTCAACTTGCACCGATCATACAAATTACGCGTGACCCTTCCATTCATGTGGAAGATATGATCAAATTGTTTGTGCAAAGGTATATTGATGTCATGGCCGCCAACCCGCAGCTTCCGCTGTTTCTGATGTACGAAATTGCCAGAAATCCGGACCGGTTGCTTGCCATCACCCGGAAATACGCCCCGTTATCCGAATCAGATGACGCCGATCATGACGATATGCGCGCCATGACGATGATTCGGCAGATTGAAGAAGGGCAAAAAGAGGGCAGGTACAACCCTGTAAATCCCGAACATTTTTCTGTTTCCCTGATCGGGATGTGTGTATACCCCATCATTGCCAGGAATACCTTAATGCAGGCCTTCCGGCTGAATGAGGAAGAGTACCGGAAGTTTGTGGAAGAGCGCAAAAAAGAAGTGGTGGATCACGCTTTCCGCATCCTGATGAAACCGGAATACTACGAACAACGTATGACTGATAAATAA
- a CDS encoding outer membrane lipoprotein-sorting protein yields MKLKISILSLFAGLLMATTLQASDPDPAEILDRMEQVMRGNSNEAEMTMKIERPRYEREVSMRSWQYGRDHSMIVITAPSRDEGTAYLMRGSDIWNYDPRIDRTTRMPSSMMAQSWMGSDFTNDDLVRDSDIIEDYEHELLRTEEYEGREAYVIEMIPKPDTPIVWGKVKMWVCTQSYIQLRLENYDQRNELVNTMKLDQVTRFGDREIPARITVIPAGKDNERTILTYQHLEFDVDIDEGFFTQRNMQRVQ; encoded by the coding sequence ATGAAACTGAAAATATCCATCTTATCCCTGTTTGCAGGTCTGCTGATGGCGACAACACTGCAGGCTTCAGACCCGGATCCGGCTGAAATTCTCGACCGCATGGAGCAGGTGATGCGCGGAAATTCCAACGAGGCCGAAATGACCATGAAAATCGAGCGTCCCCGATATGAGCGTGAAGTATCCATGCGCTCATGGCAGTATGGCCGTGACCACTCGATGATCGTCATTACCGCTCCGTCACGCGATGAGGGCACTGCTTATTTAATGCGCGGCAGTGATATATGGAATTACGACCCACGCATCGACCGCACCACGCGCATGCCCTCTTCCATGATGGCACAATCGTGGATGGGTTCGGATTTCACCAATGATGACCTTGTCCGGGACAGTGATATCATAGAGGATTACGAGCACGAGCTTTTGCGAACCGAAGAATATGAAGGCCGCGAAGCGTATGTAATCGAAATGATCCCCAAACCGGACACCCCGATTGTCTGGGGAAAAGTCAAAATGTGGGTCTGCACACAGAGTTACATACAGCTCCGCCTGGAAAATTACGATCAGCGCAATGAGCTGGTAAACACCATGAAACTGGATCAGGTCACCCGGTTCGGTGATCGCGAAATCCCTGCCCGCATTACCGTAATCCCCGCCGGCAAAGACAACGAACGCACCATTCTGACCTATCAGCACCTGGAGTTCGATGTCGACATTGACGAGGGATTCTTCACCCAGAGAAATATGCAAAGAGTTCAGTGA
- a CDS encoding DUF3347 domain-containing protein has product MKFVSLMLLVFIFHGCKDDGNEHPPGEMPEESAHEEAGPDMQEESAETALEDTAAERFDSVLEEYLALTDALVASDTERAASNSELFYDAVQSFQQTDIDASLRADVGILNMTLLEMSDIITGSTDIEEQRGAYETLSETMIAMVQRLGHQRDTLYHQRCPMVNDGDGDWLSTKEEIRNPYHGDRMMNCGSTVQQL; this is encoded by the coding sequence ATGAAATTTGTTTCCCTTATGCTGCTGGTCTTCATCTTCCATGGCTGCAAAGATGACGGCAATGAACACCCTCCGGGAGAAATGCCGGAAGAGTCAGCTCATGAGGAAGCCGGCCCGGATATGCAGGAAGAATCAGCGGAAACTGCTCTTGAAGACACTGCTGCTGAACGTTTTGACTCGGTGCTGGAGGAATATCTGGCTCTGACCGACGCCCTGGTAGCATCCGATACTGAAAGGGCGGCTTCAAACTCTGAACTGTTCTATGACGCCGTGCAATCGTTTCAGCAAACCGATATCGATGCTTCACTGCGGGCTGATGTGGGAATCCTGAACATGACGCTGCTTGAAATGAGTGACATCATCACCGGCAGCACAGATATTGAGGAACAGCGGGGTGCCTATGAAACGCTGTCGGAAACCATGATAGCCATGGTTCAACGGCTGGGCCATCAGCGCGATACCCTCTATCATCAGCGCTGTCCGATGGTCAATGACGGCGATGGCGACTGGCTCAGCACAAAGGAGGAGATCCGAAACCCCTACCACGGTGACCGGATGATGAACTGCGGGTCGACGGTGCAGCAGCTTTAG
- a CDS encoding ABC transporter ATP-binding protein: MAIVKAVNLTKVYNPDTVPVHALRDASLEIEKGEFTSIVGPSGSGKTTMLNMLGGLDKPTSGHVEINGTNITKMKDSKMIDFRLKNIGFVFQHYNLIPVFTARENVSFIMLLQKQDKKAMQKRADELLDKVGLADRKDARPGQMSGGQQQRVAVARALASEPKFILADEPTANLDSSAAMNLLDIMQKMNDVQNVTFVFSTHDQRVIDRARRVITMVDGAIYSDEYQKAKEYDDV, from the coding sequence ATGGCAATAGTCAAAGCAGTAAATCTGACCAAAGTTTATAACCCGGATACCGTACCGGTTCACGCACTCCGGGACGCATCGCTCGAAATAGAAAAGGGCGAATTTACCAGTATTGTCGGCCCGTCGGGATCCGGCAAGACCACCATGCTCAACATGCTCGGCGGGCTGGATAAGCCAACCTCCGGACATGTGGAAATCAACGGGACCAATATCACCAAAATGAAAGACAGCAAAATGATTGATTTTCGTCTGAAGAATATCGGCTTCGTCTTTCAGCACTATAACCTGATTCCCGTATTCACCGCCCGTGAAAACGTCTCCTTCATCATGCTTTTGCAGAAGCAGGACAAAAAAGCGATGCAAAAGCGGGCTGATGAGCTTCTGGATAAAGTCGGACTGGCGGACAGGAAAGATGCCCGGCCCGGGCAGATGTCCGGCGGACAGCAGCAGCGCGTTGCCGTTGCCCGTGCACTGGCGTCAGAGCCGAAGTTCATCCTTGCCGATGAGCCTACGGCAAACCTCGACTCTTCTGCCGCAATGAATCTGCTCGACATCATGCAGAAAATGAATGATGTACAGAATGTCACTTTCGTGTTTTCGACTCACGATCAGCGCGTGATCGACCGGGCACGGCGTGTGATCACCATGGTGGACGGCGCGATTTACAGCGATGAGTATCAAAAAGCGAAAGAATATGATGACGTCTGA
- a CDS encoding alpha/beta fold hydrolase, producing the protein MKSILLYILTVFTALLLLLLLLSGITGQFSSSTDPIRDAGGETVPESIAELKQIELGGLKQSVLLRGHDRSNPVLLWLHGGPGAAQMPLAHHLDRQLEEEFVLVHWDQRGAGKSNHNGFDEETMTFDQFFSDTHELIEYLKNRFNQEKIYLLGHSWGTMLGLEYARKHPDNLHAYISISQVVDNHRAYEISYNWLKSEIETTSSQSDKNRLQELGEPPYTDHGDHVKLAGLVGDYGGNFDISMTRMARIAFRAPEYNLRDYYRWLNGANRGSGPMWDELFAHHIDYMPEIPSLEVPVWFLIGDKDKNTPRQLVEKYYEIIEVPRKELVIFDSSAHTPFLAEPQKFSREIIRIQYDIEDHD; encoded by the coding sequence ATGAAGTCCATACTGCTATATATACTGACTGTTTTCACAGCACTACTGCTCCTGCTGCTATTGTTGTCCGGCATTACGGGACAATTTTCCTCCTCAACCGATCCGATCCGGGATGCCGGGGGAGAAACGGTCCCCGAAAGCATTGCGGAGCTGAAACAGATTGAACTGGGAGGACTTAAACAGTCGGTTCTTTTGCGGGGGCATGACCGGTCCAACCCGGTGCTGCTCTGGCTGCACGGCGGGCCGGGGGCAGCTCAGATGCCGCTGGCTCATCATCTGGACCGTCAGCTCGAAGAGGAGTTTGTTTTAGTTCACTGGGATCAGCGGGGAGCCGGCAAATCCAACCACAACGGGTTTGATGAAGAGACGATGACTTTCGATCAGTTTTTCAGTGATACTCATGAGCTGATCGAGTATCTCAAAAACCGGTTTAATCAGGAAAAAATTTATCTGCTTGGTCATTCATGGGGCACCATGCTGGGGCTTGAATATGCCCGTAAGCATCCGGATAACCTGCACGCCTACATCAGCATAAGCCAGGTTGTGGACAATCACCGGGCGTACGAAATCAGCTACAACTGGTTGAAATCCGAAATTGAAACAACAAGCAGCCAGAGTGACAAAAACAGGCTTCAGGAATTGGGTGAGCCGCCTTACACCGATCACGGTGATCATGTAAAACTTGCGGGTCTGGTCGGGGATTATGGCGGGAATTTCGACATCAGCATGACCCGGATGGCACGGATTGCCTTCCGGGCGCCGGAATACAATCTTCGGGATTACTACCGGTGGCTAAACGGTGCCAATCGCGGCAGCGGACCGATGTGGGATGAGCTGTTTGCGCATCATATTGATTACATGCCGGAGATACCTTCCCTTGAGGTGCCGGTCTGGTTTCTGATTGGCGATAAAGATAAAAACACACCCCGGCAGCTGGTCGAAAAATACTACGAAATCATCGAAGTGCCCCGAAAGGAACTGGTAATTTTTGACTCCTCAGCCCACACCCCGTTTCTCGCAGAACCGCAAAAATTCAGCCGGGAGATCATCCGTATCCAATATGATATAGAAGATCATGATTAA
- a CDS encoding tetratricopeptide repeat protein: MSLILSMKTLSLKLFTYLMLTLLVAGVSAFFPQTSLAAKSGSEEKLKHAMELKNDFKDEEALKAFEEVLEEDEQHFEALWNAVILHTSIGNRQSRSRDEEAHYEQAHELAKKMLEAYPDSAASHFAYSAAVGRKAQSAGARERLRLSTEIREHAEKAVELDPEYSRAWNVLGVWHHRAANLSRMERLAANALFGGAPEGASNDSAREAFKKAIELDPQYVLYYHDQAEFYLTIGEEDKARQSLEKGLQQEILTSDDERWKDNMREMLDDL; encoded by the coding sequence ATGAGCCTGATACTTTCAATGAAAACACTTTCACTCAAATTATTCACGTATCTGATGCTGACCTTGCTGGTGGCCGGAGTTTCCGCATTTTTTCCGCAAACTTCACTTGCTGCAAAGTCCGGTTCTGAAGAAAAGCTTAAACATGCCATGGAGCTGAAAAATGACTTCAAGGACGAAGAGGCCCTGAAGGCATTTGAAGAAGTTCTTGAAGAGGACGAGCAGCACTTTGAAGCACTGTGGAATGCCGTTATACTGCACACCTCAATCGGAAACCGCCAGAGCCGAAGCAGGGATGAGGAAGCACATTATGAGCAGGCCCACGAGCTTGCCAAAAAAATGCTCGAGGCCTACCCTGACAGTGCCGCATCGCACTTCGCCTATTCCGCCGCTGTCGGCAGGAAAGCCCAGAGTGCAGGGGCTAGAGAGCGACTGAGATTATCCACGGAAATCCGCGAACACGCCGAAAAAGCGGTAGAACTGGACCCTGAATACTCCCGCGCATGGAATGTACTGGGCGTATGGCACCATCGTGCGGCAAACCTGTCGCGCATGGAGCGCCTGGCTGCCAATGCGTTATTTGGAGGAGCCCCGGAAGGTGCCAGTAACGACAGCGCCCGCGAAGCCTTCAAAAAAGCCATTGAGCTGGACCCGCAGTACGTTCTATACTATCATGACCAGGCAGAATTCTATCTGACCATCGGAGAAGAAGACAAGGCCCGTCAGTCACTGGAAAAGGGACTCCAACAGGAAATTCTTACCAGTGACGATGAGCGCTGGAAAGATAATATGCGCGAGATGCTGGACGATTTGTGA
- a CDS encoding BamA/TamA family outer membrane protein → MKLILLTLVALPLFSKAFAADDLPANAFPADAFAAIFFSENAFPTNTFAEESTAAANKDTVYQSSYSVLPFVSYTPETSLMFGGLSLHQFKPGDAGPETRSSSFIFSAMYTLNRQLMIEFTPNVIFPQERWILDGRYEFSIFPESYWGVGSETADDDELEIEYSSFDFRQSVLRKLGPDLFAGPKLRWNRVYDISVEEPENNTASDAGNNAVEQTTLAGIGFSVRQDRRNSIATPAQGRYLELTAMFYPDISGATHPHSSWRMDARRYLDLSGDQSQVLAIHFRSQLTTGQLPFREYALLGGREIMRGYYEGRFRDSNSAQIQAEFRRHAWWRIGFAVFAAAGEVWNRFEDFHLNNPKFSAGAGLRFDLNPDDTTNLRIDYGISPHGGGLYITIGEAF, encoded by the coding sequence ATGAAGCTGATACTTCTGACGCTTGTCGCATTGCCTCTATTTTCAAAAGCATTTGCAGCAGATGATTTACCTGCAAATGCTTTTCCTGCTGATGCTTTTGCAGCAATTTTTTTTTCGGAAAATGCTTTTCCGACTAATACTTTTGCGGAGGAAAGCACGGCTGCTGCAAATAAGGATACCGTCTATCAAAGCAGCTACTCTGTTCTGCCGTTCGTCAGCTATACTCCTGAAACCAGCCTGATGTTTGGCGGATTGTCCCTGCATCAGTTCAAACCGGGTGATGCAGGACCGGAAACACGTTCATCCAGCTTCATTTTTTCAGCAATGTATACGCTGAACCGTCAGCTTATGATCGAGTTTACTCCAAATGTAATTTTTCCGCAGGAGCGATGGATACTGGATGGCCGCTACGAATTCTCGATTTTCCCGGAAAGCTATTGGGGAGTGGGCAGTGAGACCGCAGATGATGACGAGCTGGAAATCGAGTACAGTTCTTTTGATTTCAGACAATCCGTATTGCGTAAATTGGGTCCGGATTTATTTGCAGGACCCAAACTCCGATGGAACCGGGTGTATGATATTTCAGTGGAAGAACCGGAGAATAATACTGCATCGGATGCCGGAAATAATGCGGTTGAGCAGACTACACTGGCCGGCATCGGATTTTCGGTCCGGCAGGACCGTCGCAACAGCATAGCCACACCTGCTCAAGGCCGGTATCTGGAGCTTACTGCCATGTTTTATCCCGATATATCCGGCGCCACGCATCCGCACAGCAGCTGGCGTATGGATGCCAGGCGCTACCTGGATTTGTCCGGGGATCAAAGTCAGGTTCTTGCTATTCACTTCCGCAGTCAGCTGACGACCGGACAGCTTCCGTTTCGTGAGTATGCGCTTCTGGGTGGACGGGAGATTATGCGCGGATACTACGAGGGAAGATTCCGGGATTCCAACAGCGCTCAAATCCAGGCTGAATTTCGCCGGCACGCCTGGTGGCGCATCGGTTTTGCTGTCTTTGCCGCCGCCGGTGAAGTCTGGAACCGGTTTGAGGATTTTCACCTGAACAACCCGAAATTTTCCGCAGGAGCAGGCTTGCGTTTCGACCTCAATCCGGATGACACAACGAACTTGCGGATTGACTACGGAATAAGTCCGCATGGAGGCGGGTTGTACATAACCATCGGTGAAGCATTCTGA
- a CDS encoding DUF4412 domain-containing protein: protein MKRFLCAILLVSLFSLSGYGSGSVSASGYANPSGAPDTDPDYFQGTLYYDLDINGMEQEFRYRIKGNLIRLEIDDPLMGGSMTLLMAQDHDQVVILMHEVGGYSEVAFKELADRGEALIDRVDRFAFTGNEQMISGVLSNEYIIHTDRDEDFVLWSPVDASRYGYFQFPDFGNPALSRLLKHDVPAGFFPFLVFYEGKETKINIRLYDIVEETLAPELFEVPASYRDINVTIPDY from the coding sequence ATGAAACGATTTCTTTGTGCGATTCTGCTTGTTTCACTTTTTTCGCTTTCGGGATATGGTTCTGGCAGTGTGTCAGCCAGTGGTTATGCCAACCCGTCAGGCGCACCGGATACGGATCCCGACTATTTTCAGGGTACCTTGTACTACGATCTGGATATCAACGGGATGGAGCAGGAGTTCCGCTACCGGATAAAAGGAAACCTGATCCGTCTGGAAATCGATGATCCTCTGATGGGCGGATCCATGACCTTGCTGATGGCGCAGGATCATGATCAGGTGGTGATACTCATGCATGAGGTGGGCGGGTATTCCGAAGTTGCCTTCAAGGAACTTGCTGACCGCGGTGAAGCACTGATTGACCGGGTGGACAGATTTGCGTTTACCGGAAACGAGCAGATGATTTCCGGAGTTTTGAGCAACGAATATATCATTCATACCGACAGGGATGAAGACTTTGTCCTGTGGTCTCCGGTTGACGCGAGCCGTTACGGGTATTTTCAGTTTCCTGATTTCGGCAATCCGGCGCTCTCGCGACTGCTTAAACATGATGTCCCTGCCGGCTTTTTCCCGTTTCTTGTTTTCTATGAGGGAAAAGAGACGAAAATCAACATCAGGTTGTATGACATCGTTGAAGAGACCCTTGCTCCGGAACTGTTCGAAGTGCCTGCCAGCTATCGTGATATAAATGTCACTATACCGGATTACTGA
- a CDS encoding ketopantoate reductase family protein has translation MQKVMIMGSGAVGGYYGAHLASTEGVDVSFVARGRHLEAIRKNGLKITGNKELHVKSVRTLEHPEELGHPPDLIIVAVKSFDTPDAINMIRPVVRSGTMILTLQNGLENYDLLAAEFGKERVIRGFCQIGVEVTEPGVIDYRGMSRVVFGEESGASSNRVMQLQKMFELAGVPARVSDNIRKDSWLKFIWNGIFNMITGISGVTTDRIFEDDDTLATARELFFEMKALAGASGVSITDEDVSKIIDDTRKLGAFRTSTYQDRLKGKPLEYDTFCGYVVRKADEYELEVPVNRTLYSLYKLRER, from the coding sequence ATGCAAAAAGTAATGATAATGGGAAGCGGTGCCGTTGGCGGATACTACGGCGCGCATCTGGCATCAACGGAGGGAGTTGACGTCAGCTTTGTTGCCAGGGGCAGACATCTTGAAGCGATCAGGAAGAACGGCTTGAAGATTACCGGCAATAAGGAGCTGCATGTTAAAAGTGTCCGGACTCTGGAGCATCCCGAAGAACTGGGGCACCCTCCCGACCTGATCATTGTTGCAGTGAAGTCGTTTGACACCCCCGATGCCATAAACATGATCCGCCCGGTGGTGCGGTCCGGCACCATGATACTGACACTGCAAAACGGACTGGAGAATTATGATCTGCTGGCGGCTGAGTTCGGAAAAGAGAGGGTTATCCGCGGATTCTGTCAAATTGGTGTGGAGGTGACCGAACCCGGGGTAATTGATTACAGAGGCATGTCCCGTGTGGTTTTTGGAGAGGAGAGCGGGGCATCATCTAACCGGGTGATGCAGCTGCAGAAAATGTTCGAACTTGCAGGCGTTCCCGCCAGGGTGAGTGACAATATCCGCAAAGACAGCTGGCTGAAATTTATCTGGAACGGCATATTCAACATGATTACCGGCATCTCCGGTGTTACAACCGACAGAATTTTCGAGGATGATGACACTCTCGCAACAGCCCGGGAGTTGTTTTTTGAAATGAAGGCGCTGGCCGGTGCTTCAGGTGTATCCATAACGGATGAGGACGTAAGCAAGATCATTGATGATACCCGGAAGCTGGGTGCTTTCCGCACATCCACATATCAGGACCGCCTCAAGGGAAAACCGCTTGAATATGACACTTTCTGCGGATATGTCGTCAGAAAGGCGGATGAATACGAGCTGGAAGTTCCGGTTAACCGGACCCTTTACAGTTTGTACAAGCTCCGGGAGAGATGA